The following coding sequences lie in one Spirosoma sp. KUDC1026 genomic window:
- the xseB gene encoding exodeoxyribonuclease VII small subunit, whose translation MANQKMTYQDAYDQLSTLIYEIENEEVPLDELPAKIRLATELITFCQERLRSVETEYQDIIERIPRR comes from the coding sequence ATGGCTAATCAGAAAATGACTTATCAGGACGCGTATGATCAGCTTTCAACGCTGATCTATGAAATTGAAAATGAAGAGGTTCCTTTAGACGAGCTTCCGGCTAAAATTCGATTGGCTACAGAGCTCATTACGTTCTGTCAGGAACGTTTACGATCCGTTGAAACCGAGTATCAGGACATTATTGAACGAATTCCACGCCGATAA
- a CDS encoding exodeoxyribonuclease VII large subunit, with protein sequence MSPIRLSDLAFTLEAVLDQAFGQKAVWVIAETSDIKNYPDRGYCFLTLVERETGTPAAGTVAKMEACIWRRNYHTIRDFEQATGVAFARNIQLLLQVSVSFSPVYGLRLEILKIDPSYTLGNLERERQAVLDTLVREHPDLVWLEAEQYITANQLLARPAVLQRVALITAPNSDGWRDFRHELTQNTFGYDFVIDEYLTQVQGQGAERAICAQLDRIQTSGVPYDAVVMVRGGGSQLDFGSFDTYQLGLAVAGFPLPVLAGIGHERNVSITDMLCHQSVKTPTKAAAFLIDHNRQFEENCLYLRDRLTNITRDAIQLTREQLDAETERLRFVMHNYLRNRHTDLTEKAVTLRHLDPANVLKRGYALLLRKGRIVTSVTDVKPGDALQIQLRDGLLDTRTE encoded by the coding sequence ATGTCTCCTATTCGTCTTTCTGATTTAGCGTTTACGCTCGAAGCGGTTCTGGATCAGGCGTTTGGTCAGAAAGCCGTCTGGGTTATTGCTGAAACCAGTGATATCAAGAATTATCCCGACCGAGGGTACTGCTTTCTGACGCTGGTTGAACGCGAAACTGGTACGCCTGCCGCCGGTACGGTAGCCAAGATGGAAGCGTGTATCTGGCGTCGGAATTACCACACGATCCGCGATTTCGAGCAGGCAACCGGCGTGGCCTTCGCCCGGAACATTCAGCTGCTGTTGCAGGTTTCGGTTAGCTTTAGCCCGGTGTATGGCCTTCGGCTCGAAATTCTCAAAATCGACCCTTCCTATACCCTAGGAAATCTGGAACGCGAGCGCCAGGCGGTGCTGGATACATTGGTTCGGGAGCATCCCGATCTGGTGTGGCTGGAGGCCGAGCAGTACATCACGGCGAACCAACTCCTGGCTCGTCCAGCCGTGCTACAGCGAGTGGCATTGATTACAGCACCAAATTCCGACGGCTGGCGGGATTTCCGGCACGAACTAACGCAAAACACCTTTGGCTACGATTTCGTGATCGACGAATACCTGACGCAGGTGCAGGGGCAGGGCGCCGAGCGGGCTATCTGCGCTCAACTGGACCGCATTCAGACAAGTGGTGTGCCTTACGATGCCGTCGTTATGGTACGGGGTGGAGGTTCGCAACTCGATTTTGGTTCCTTTGATACGTATCAGCTGGGACTGGCGGTCGCCGGTTTTCCGTTGCCGGTTCTGGCCGGAATCGGTCATGAGCGCAATGTGAGCATTACCGACATGCTCTGCCACCAGAGCGTGAAGACGCCGACCAAAGCGGCCGCCTTTCTGATTGACCACAATCGCCAGTTTGAAGAAAACTGTTTGTACCTGCGCGACCGGCTGACGAACATCACCCGTGACGCCATCCAGCTTACCCGTGAGCAGTTGGACGCCGAAACGGAACGCCTTCGTTTTGTCATGCACAATTACCTCCGGAATCGTCATACAGATCTGACCGAGAAAGCCGTTACGCTCCGTCACCTCGATCCGGCCAATGTCTTGAAAAGAGGGTATGCCCTCCTGCTTCGTAAGGGACGTATTGTAACGAGCGTTACCGATGTTAAACCAGGAGACGCGTTACAGATCCAGTTACGCGATGGTTTACTTGATACCCGGACAGAGTAA
- the pheS gene encoding phenylalanine--tRNA ligase subunit alpha, whose amino-acid sequence MLDKIKEIYQEIDQYNVTSKEQLEQFRMRYISRKGVVTELFEGLKSIPTEDRRAVGQELNGLKNLAQARFDEFNAHVEEQASTNSAPPVDLTLPTVPNLTGNQHPLVLVRQQIIQIFERIGFNVVDGPEIETDWYNFGALNFPVNHPARDMQDTFFVEKSSSDSSADVLLRTHTSNVQTRLMERQRNAAPGTFQPIRSIMPGRVYRNETISARAHCMFHQVEGIYIDRNVGFKDLKDTLYHFVKEMFEPGTQIRFRPSYFPFTEPSAEIDISCQICGGKGCNICKQSGWVEIAGSGMVDPQVLINCGIDPEEYTGFAFGMGIERITQLKFVVNDLRLYTENDVRFLRQFEGV is encoded by the coding sequence ATGCTGGATAAAATAAAAGAGATATATCAGGAAATAGATCAATACAACGTAACGTCGAAGGAACAGCTTGAGCAGTTCCGCATGCGTTACATCAGTCGAAAAGGTGTTGTTACCGAACTGTTTGAAGGTCTGAAAAGTATTCCGACCGAAGACCGTCGAGCCGTTGGTCAGGAGCTGAATGGCCTAAAAAATCTGGCGCAGGCTCGTTTCGACGAATTTAACGCCCACGTTGAAGAACAGGCCAGCACCAACAGTGCCCCCCCGGTCGATTTAACCTTGCCAACGGTTCCAAACCTGACGGGCAATCAACACCCGTTAGTACTAGTGCGGCAGCAGATCATCCAGATTTTTGAACGGATTGGCTTCAACGTAGTCGATGGTCCCGAAATCGAAACGGACTGGTACAACTTCGGGGCGCTCAACTTCCCGGTAAATCACCCGGCCCGCGACATGCAGGATACGTTCTTCGTCGAGAAATCCAGTTCGGATTCGTCGGCTGACGTTCTGCTCCGGACGCACACCTCCAATGTGCAAACTCGACTGATGGAGCGGCAACGTAACGCGGCTCCCGGCACGTTCCAGCCCATCCGCTCGATTATGCCGGGCCGGGTCTATCGCAACGAAACCATTTCGGCGCGGGCTCACTGCATGTTCCATCAGGTTGAAGGTATTTACATTGACCGCAACGTTGGTTTCAAGGACCTGAAGGATACGCTCTACCATTTTGTGAAGGAAATGTTCGAGCCGGGCACGCAGATTCGTTTCCGGCCTTCCTATTTCCCATTTACAGAACCCAGCGCCGAGATCGATATTTCGTGCCAGATCTGTGGTGGTAAGGGCTGTAACATCTGTAAACAGTCAGGCTGGGTTGAGATTGCCGGTTCGGGCATGGTCGATCCACAAGTGCTGATTAACTGCGGCATCGACCCGGAAGAATACACCGGCTTCGCCTTTGGGATGGGTATCGAACGCATTACCCAGCTCAAGTTCGTCGTCAACGATCTGCGTCTCTACACCGAAAACGACGTCCGCTTCCTCCGGCAGTTTGAGGGAGTATAA
- a CDS encoding LytR/AlgR family response regulator transcription factor, with amino-acid sequence MKAFANDSIFDTVSMPFHKSVEKTADAACMQKLLIPFYDRKRTVSVDEIVRLEGSGNYTNFFLKDGTKMLVSRTLKEYETLLDGQAFVRVHKSCIVNLEFVRKFFVKKEGELELIDGQQVKISRRRAQMFMDRIRDFRLLTVN; translated from the coding sequence ATGAAAGCATTCGCTAACGACTCTATCTTTGACACTGTGTCTATGCCGTTCCACAAAAGTGTGGAAAAAACTGCCGATGCTGCTTGCATGCAGAAACTGTTAATCCCCTTTTACGACCGTAAACGGACAGTTTCAGTAGATGAGATCGTGCGCCTTGAAGGCTCTGGTAACTACACAAACTTCTTTCTCAAGGACGGCACCAAAATGCTGGTGTCGCGTACGTTGAAAGAATATGAAACGCTGCTGGACGGTCAGGCGTTTGTGCGGGTGCACAAATCCTGTATTGTCAACCTGGAATTTGTCCGAAAATTCTTCGTTAAAAAAGAAGGGGAGCTGGAGCTGATCGACGGACAGCAGGTGAAAATTTCGCGTCGTCGGGCGCAGATGTTTATGGATCGCATCCGGGACTTCCGGCTTCTGACAGTAAACTAA
- a CDS encoding LytR/AlgR family response regulator transcription factor — translation MKANVLPAGLPVSPCFPLSYQRGTHRIALPYLNRTIYISADDVVCLEGEGNYTFLYTRDQKRYLVSKTLKEFEKMMDESLFLRTHKSYMVNLAYVQPGTLNRERQVVLVNGREVGISRRRMKAISQQFAQFWHRNHN, via the coding sequence ATGAAAGCTAATGTATTACCCGCGGGTTTGCCTGTATCGCCCTGTTTTCCCCTGTCCTACCAGCGTGGAACTCACCGTATTGCGCTGCCTTATCTAAACCGGACTATCTATATCTCGGCAGATGATGTGGTCTGTCTGGAAGGAGAAGGTAATTACACGTTTCTCTATACTCGGGATCAGAAGCGATACCTGGTATCCAAAACGCTGAAGGAGTTTGAAAAAATGATGGACGAATCGCTGTTTCTGCGCACGCATAAGTCATATATGGTCAACCTGGCCTACGTTCAGCCGGGAACGCTTAACCGGGAGCGGCAGGTTGTGCTGGTCAACGGTAGAGAGGTTGGTATCTCACGCCGTCGTATGAAAGCAATTTCTCAACAATTCGCCCAGTTCTGGCACCGGAACCACAACTAA
- a CDS encoding porin family protein has protein sequence MKKSLLFAALTLLPALSFAQFQIGVKGGVNLSQLKFGNFVSTGTNANGSPTVSVDGQTFRNNISDSYATRTGTSFGIYTRFGKNLFIQPELLYSSRSGDFGIVRNGQTETVTIKTRSFDVPVLLGIKGGPIRIVAGPVVSFRIDDNQRLGQALNQYTNGTLNDAWSKAYYGYQIGGGLDIGSLGLDVRYEGNLSDVAQIEGSGARFSQRMRGWQVTLAYRIF, from the coding sequence ATGAAAAAATCCCTGCTTTTCGCGGCATTAACACTGCTTCCGGCTCTGTCCTTCGCCCAGTTTCAGATAGGTGTTAAAGGAGGAGTCAACCTCTCCCAGCTCAAATTTGGCAACTTTGTCAGCACCGGTACCAACGCCAACGGTTCCCCTACCGTAAGTGTTGACGGACAAACGTTCCGCAACAATATCAGTGATAGCTACGCCACTCGGACCGGTACGTCTTTCGGTATCTATACCCGCTTCGGCAAAAACCTGTTCATCCAGCCTGAATTACTCTATTCCAGCCGTTCGGGCGACTTTGGCATTGTTCGGAATGGACAAACCGAAACGGTTACGATCAAGACAAGAAGCTTCGATGTTCCGGTTCTGCTCGGTATCAAAGGTGGTCCAATCCGAATCGTCGCGGGTCCGGTCGTGTCATTCCGCATTGACGACAATCAACGGCTGGGTCAGGCGCTGAACCAATACACTAACGGAACACTGAACGATGCTTGGTCGAAGGCTTATTACGGCTACCAGATTGGGGGCGGGCTGGATATTGGTTCGCTGGGTCTGGATGTGCGTTACGAAGGCAATCTGTCGGACGTAGCTCAGATCGAAGGCAGCGGTGCCCGGTTCAGCCAGCGGATGCGCGGCTGGCAGGTTACCCTGGCCTACCGTATTTTCTAA
- the radA gene encoding DNA repair protein RadA, whose translation MAKLKTTYFCQNCGQQSAKWMGRCPACGEWNTMVEEVVQKDEPEKGGWRSPSAGPGGVKIAPKPKAIHAIDYEEQPRIPTIDNELNRVLGGGIVPGSLVLIGGEPGIGKSTLLLQIALTLTGLRVLYVSGEESEQQIKMRAERLTVPTSDCHVMTETSTQNIFRVAEHFDPEILIIDSIQTMQSSLVESGAGSVSQVRECTSEFMRYAKESGVPVFMIGHITKEGSLAGPKVLEHMVDTVLTFEGDRHTTYRILRTTKNRFGSTDELGIYEMLGSGLRQVTNPSEILISQRDEALSGVTIGSMLEGNRPLMIETQALVSVATYGTPQRSSTGFDAKRLNMLLAVLEKRGGFRLGQQDVFLNIAGGLRVEDPAIDLAVCAAIVSSYEDIAIPPSVAFAAEIGLGGEVRAVSRIESRIAEAEKLGFRQIFISKYNLKGLDTKGFAITVKPVSRLDEVFQGVLM comes from the coding sequence ATGGCCAAGCTAAAAACAACTTATTTCTGTCAGAACTGTGGCCAGCAATCGGCCAAATGGATGGGCCGCTGTCCCGCCTGTGGCGAGTGGAATACAATGGTCGAGGAGGTCGTTCAGAAGGACGAACCCGAAAAAGGCGGCTGGCGCAGTCCGTCGGCTGGCCCCGGTGGAGTCAAAATAGCCCCCAAGCCCAAAGCCATTCACGCGATCGACTATGAGGAACAGCCCCGGATCCCGACCATTGACAATGAACTGAATCGCGTACTAGGCGGAGGCATCGTACCGGGCTCGCTCGTCCTGATTGGCGGAGAGCCGGGTATTGGTAAATCGACCCTGCTGCTGCAGATTGCGCTGACGCTGACGGGCCTGCGGGTACTCTACGTGTCGGGCGAGGAAAGCGAACAACAGATCAAGATGCGGGCTGAGCGCCTGACGGTTCCAACCAGTGACTGCCACGTAATGACCGAAACGTCGACGCAGAACATTTTCCGCGTTGCCGAACACTTCGACCCCGAAATCCTGATCATCGACTCGATCCAGACCATGCAGTCGTCGCTGGTAGAATCGGGGGCGGGGAGCGTCTCGCAGGTACGCGAGTGCACGTCGGAGTTTATGCGGTATGCCAAAGAAAGCGGTGTGCCGGTATTCATGATCGGACACATCACGAAAGAAGGCTCGCTGGCGGGCCCGAAGGTGCTCGAGCACATGGTGGATACGGTTCTGACCTTTGAGGGCGACCGGCACACAACGTACCGAATTCTGCGGACCACCAAAAACCGATTTGGCAGTACCGACGAGCTGGGCATCTATGAAATGCTGGGCTCGGGACTGCGGCAGGTAACCAACCCGTCAGAAATCCTGATCTCCCAGCGCGACGAAGCCCTGAGTGGCGTTACGATTGGCTCGATGCTGGAAGGCAACCGACCATTGATGATCGAAACCCAGGCGCTGGTAAGTGTCGCTACGTACGGTACTCCGCAACGTAGTAGCACCGGTTTCGACGCCAAACGGCTGAATATGCTGCTGGCCGTCCTGGAAAAGCGGGGTGGTTTCCGACTGGGGCAGCAGGACGTTTTCCTGAACATTGCCGGTGGCCTGCGAGTCGAAGACCCGGCTATTGACCTGGCCGTATGCGCGGCCATTGTATCGAGTTACGAAGACATTGCTATTCCGCCATCAGTGGCCTTCGCGGCCGAAATTGGACTGGGGGGTGAGGTACGCGCTGTCAGCCGGATTGAGTCGCGGATTGCGGAGGCTGAGAAGCTCGGTTTTCGGCAGATCTTCATCTCGAAATACAATCTGAAAGGGCTGGACACAAAAGGGTTTGCGATCACGGTCAAACCCGTTTCCCGGCTGGATGAAGTTTTTCAGGGGGTATTGATGTAA
- a CDS encoding Gfo/Idh/MocA family oxidoreductase, translating to MVACKKSKIAALVSGSPEKMKRVAQQYGVKPESCYSYETYDKLKENPDVQVIYIVLPNSMHAEYTIRGAQAGKHILCEKPMANSSAECQAMIEACKKADRKLMIAYRIHYEPFNRYVREKVQANEFGKPKFVDAFNCQSSANPKHWRHIKALAGGGALPDIGLYCLNTTRFLLGEEPTEVMAYVYSDPENPLFKEVEEVCSWQMKFPSGTIANCATHYNVHDSRKYRVMTEKGWYELDNAYAYTGQKLMTSRADGEIVRQENVSITPKNQFGAEMDYFSDCLIQDRAPYSTGEEGLQDQRLMEAIYQSAREKRPIKLPLIEKKDAFRGPKPPDLQA from the coding sequence TTGGTTGCCTGTAAAAAGTCAAAGATTGCTGCTCTGGTGAGTGGAAGTCCGGAGAAAATGAAACGGGTAGCGCAGCAGTACGGTGTGAAGCCCGAAAGCTGTTATAGTTACGAGACCTACGACAAACTGAAGGAGAATCCGGACGTGCAGGTTATTTACATCGTGCTGCCAAACTCCATGCACGCCGAGTACACCATCCGGGGCGCACAGGCGGGTAAACATATTCTGTGCGAAAAGCCAATGGCCAATTCGTCGGCTGAGTGCCAGGCCATGATCGAGGCCTGCAAAAAGGCAGATCGAAAGCTGATGATTGCCTACCGGATTCATTACGAACCCTTCAATCGTTACGTCCGGGAAAAAGTACAGGCCAATGAGTTTGGCAAACCCAAGTTTGTGGACGCTTTCAACTGCCAGTCGTCGGCCAACCCCAAACACTGGCGTCATATCAAAGCGCTGGCGGGCGGGGGCGCTCTACCGGATATTGGGCTGTACTGCCTCAACACAACCCGCTTTCTGCTGGGCGAGGAGCCTACCGAAGTAATGGCCTACGTCTACAGTGATCCCGAGAATCCGCTGTTCAAGGAAGTAGAGGAAGTCTGTTCGTGGCAGATGAAATTTCCGAGTGGAACCATTGCCAACTGTGCTACGCACTACAACGTACACGATTCGCGTAAGTATCGGGTCATGACCGAAAAGGGGTGGTATGAACTGGATAACGCCTACGCCTATACAGGACAAAAACTGATGACCTCCCGCGCCGATGGCGAGATTGTTCGGCAGGAGAACGTAAGCATTACGCCCAAAAATCAGTTTGGCGCTGAGATGGATTACTTTTCGGATTGCCTCATTCAGGACAGAGCCCCTTATTCTACTGGCGAAGAAGGGTTGCAGGATCAGCGGCTTATGGAAGCCATCTACCAGTCGGCTCGGGAAAAACGGCCCATCAAGCTGCCGCTGATCGAGAAAAAAGATGCCTTTCGCGGTCCCAAACCACCGGATCTACAGGCGTAG
- a CDS encoding GRP family sugar transporter, which produces MLVIKEYLPAVLACLLAMLCWGSWSNAQKLVSRDAPVAHFYRDYIFGIALMSLLLAFTVGSLGNEGRPFLDDLTQANVSRLLLALAAGVVFNTGNRLLVAGIQLAGIAIAMPVGTGLSLVLGLVVNYIAEPEGKVGLLAAGGAVVILAMVFGGLAYKAKDDDQGFDRRGVVIVLLSGLLTGFFFRMITSTLAPDLAQPAAGTLTPSTAFVAFSIGLLLSNPLLEGIVRRYIPEEKEDETADVNYTDLSTRQHLYGLAGGLIWGIGMGALLLASQPAGNAISFGLSQGATIVAVLYGLFVWKEFDGAPPATNRWLWLMGGCYVAGIVLIVIARL; this is translated from the coding sequence ATGCTGGTTATCAAAGAATACCTCCCGGCGGTACTGGCCTGCTTGTTGGCCATGCTTTGCTGGGGAAGCTGGTCAAATGCCCAGAAGCTGGTTTCTCGCGATGCCCCAGTCGCCCATTTCTATCGGGACTACATTTTCGGAATTGCGCTCATGTCGTTGCTCCTGGCATTCACTGTTGGTAGCCTGGGAAACGAAGGGCGGCCCTTTCTGGACGATCTGACTCAGGCCAATGTGTCCAGGCTGCTGCTGGCGTTGGCCGCTGGCGTTGTTTTTAATACCGGCAACCGGTTGCTGGTTGCCGGTATCCAACTGGCCGGGATTGCCATCGCCATGCCCGTAGGAACGGGGTTGTCGCTGGTGCTGGGCCTGGTCGTTAATTACATTGCCGAACCGGAAGGGAAAGTCGGCCTGCTAGCGGCTGGTGGGGCCGTCGTTATCCTGGCTATGGTCTTCGGTGGGCTAGCCTACAAAGCCAAAGACGACGACCAGGGATTCGACAGACGTGGCGTGGTGATTGTGCTGCTATCCGGGCTGCTGACTGGATTTTTCTTTCGGATGATCACCAGCACGCTTGCTCCTGACCTGGCCCAGCCTGCGGCAGGTACATTAACACCCTCGACGGCCTTTGTCGCGTTTTCGATTGGGCTTCTCCTGAGTAATCCGCTGCTCGAAGGGATAGTACGTCGCTATATTCCCGAGGAAAAAGAAGACGAGACGGCCGATGTGAATTACACAGACCTCAGCACTCGTCAGCATCTGTACGGACTAGCTGGAGGGCTCATCTGGGGCATTGGTATGGGAGCGTTGCTGCTGGCGTCGCAGCCTGCTGGCAATGCCATCTCGTTTGGCCTGAGTCAGGGAGCAACCATTGTTGCCGTACTGTATGGCCTGTTTGTCTGGAAGGAATTTGACGGTGCTCCGCCGGCTACCAATCGCTGGCTCTGGCTCATGGGCGGTTGTTACGTTGCTGGTATTGTGCTGATCGTCATTGCCAGATTATAA
- a CDS encoding DinB family protein, giving the protein MKQSLLARLTSQPDALNHLLSDLSTEQLAQRPIPDKWSVQENIAHLGRYQEIFLTRIQQIISGDTPVFPRYVAEEDPGFADWLDLSWADLSERFLGERATLNAFLSILHEEQLVQTGSHPLFGFMGVEGWTEFFLLHEAHHFFTILKLGGLLRAADQFGRN; this is encoded by the coding sequence ATGAAACAATCCCTTCTGGCCCGTTTAACCAGTCAGCCCGACGCGCTGAACCACTTACTGAGTGACCTTTCCACCGAACAACTGGCTCAGCGGCCCATTCCCGACAAATGGTCTGTTCAGGAAAATATCGCCCATCTGGGCCGTTACCAAGAAATTTTCCTGACCCGTATTCAACAGATAATTAGTGGCGATACGCCCGTGTTTCCCCGTTACGTAGCCGAAGAAGACCCCGGTTTTGCCGATTGGCTCGACCTGTCCTGGGCTGATCTGAGCGAGCGTTTTCTGGGCGAACGCGCTACCCTCAATGCGTTTCTGAGTATTCTCCACGAAGAACAGTTGGTTCAAACCGGCAGTCATCCGCTGTTTGGTTTTATGGGTGTTGAGGGCTGGACCGAATTTTTTCTGCTTCACGAAGCGCACCATTTTTTTACCATTCTGAAATTAGGCGGTTTGCTACGCGCGGCTGATCAGTTTGGGAGAAATTAA
- a CDS encoding alpha/beta fold hydrolase — MSYIKVGTDQAGEDINLYYQDLGTGTPVVLIHGWPLSSAMWDYQLAELPKHNMRVIAYDRRGFGKSSQPWDGYNYDTLADDLKVILDTLDLQNVTLVGMSMGGGEVARYMGRHGGARVAKVAFISAVTPYMLKTEDNPDGVDQSVFDEILDGLNKDRADFLQTFGKQFYGVNLISHPVSQAHLEGDFIRAYAASQRATVECAKAFAMTDFRDDLPQINVPTLIVHGDADKTVPIESSGELTASAIPSAQYIVYEGAPHGLFYTEKDRLTEDLIAFVQEGVAVREPIGTTTIY, encoded by the coding sequence ATGAGTTATATCAAAGTAGGCACTGACCAGGCTGGTGAAGATATCAATCTATACTATCAGGATCTGGGAACGGGAACCCCCGTTGTCCTTATTCATGGCTGGCCACTGAGCAGTGCTATGTGGGACTACCAACTGGCCGAACTACCAAAACATAATATGCGGGTGATTGCATACGACCGCCGTGGATTCGGCAAGTCGTCGCAGCCCTGGGATGGCTACAACTACGATACGTTGGCCGACGACCTGAAAGTAATACTCGATACGCTGGATCTTCAGAACGTAACGCTCGTCGGGATGTCGATGGGGGGCGGTGAAGTGGCTCGGTATATGGGCCGACATGGCGGAGCGCGGGTTGCCAAGGTAGCTTTTATCAGCGCTGTAACCCCTTATATGCTAAAAACTGAGGACAATCCAGATGGCGTGGACCAGAGTGTGTTTGACGAAATTCTGGACGGTCTGAATAAAGATCGGGCTGATTTCCTGCAAACTTTTGGCAAGCAGTTCTACGGCGTTAATCTGATTAGCCATCCCGTAAGCCAGGCCCACCTGGAAGGTGATTTCATTCGGGCGTACGCGGCCTCGCAGCGGGCAACGGTTGAGTGTGCGAAAGCATTCGCTATGACTGACTTCCGCGACGACCTGCCCCAGATTAACGTACCGACGCTGATTGTTCATGGCGATGCCGATAAGACTGTTCCCATCGAATCGTCGGGCGAACTGACCGCCAGCGCTATTCCAAGCGCTCAGTATATTGTGTACGAAGGTGCACCCCACGGTCTGTTTTACACCGAAAAAGACCGTCTGACGGAAGATCTGATTGCGTTTGTGCAGGAAGGAGTTGCCGTACGGGAGCCCATTGGCACGACCACAATTTATTAA
- a CDS encoding AraC family transcriptional regulator has protein sequence MKQPLRKDLEPVAASFVAKKLVEPYFDPNWHFHPHYQLFLVEEGTGTRFIGDSIKPFGPGDLVFLGPNLPHLWRSDQEYFSRQSVQQTKGIVVYFSEDFLGTSFFKNQEMASIRQLLDHARKGLEWTGSTRDRIEETLQQLVRQPIDFTRVLNLLTLLDELSHATDYRFLTSPNYSNTVKPSETDRMQLVHDYVLGHFPEELSLETVADLAGMTAPAFCRYFKARANKTFSEFVSEVRIGHACKLLMAGKLSITQVSYESGFRTLSNFNRQFKDITGQTPSIYVRTYRQL, from the coding sequence ATGAAGCAACCGCTACGAAAAGACCTGGAGCCAGTAGCCGCATCCTTTGTCGCAAAAAAGCTTGTTGAGCCCTATTTCGACCCAAACTGGCATTTCCACCCCCATTACCAGCTTTTTCTGGTTGAGGAAGGAACCGGCACTCGCTTTATTGGTGACTCGATCAAACCGTTTGGCCCCGGTGATCTGGTATTCCTGGGGCCTAATTTACCCCACCTCTGGCGCAGTGATCAGGAATATTTTTCCCGGCAGTCAGTTCAGCAGACAAAGGGAATTGTCGTCTATTTTTCGGAAGATTTTCTGGGAACGTCATTCTTCAAGAATCAGGAGATGGCTTCCATCCGACAACTGCTCGATCACGCCCGGAAAGGACTCGAATGGACCGGTTCAACCCGCGACCGAATTGAGGAAACGCTACAGCAATTGGTGCGGCAACCCATCGATTTCACCCGCGTCCTGAATCTGCTGACCTTACTGGACGAGCTGTCGCACGCAACAGATTACCGGTTCCTGACCAGCCCGAACTACAGCAATACGGTTAAACCCAGCGAAACTGACCGGATGCAGCTGGTGCACGATTACGTGCTGGGCCACTTTCCCGAAGAGTTGAGCCTGGAAACGGTAGCCGATCTGGCGGGTATGACGGCTCCGGCTTTTTGCCGCTATTTTAAGGCCAGAGCGAATAAGACGTTCTCCGAATTTGTGTCGGAAGTGCGAATTGGTCATGCCTGCAAGCTGCTGATGGCCGGAAAACTCAGCATCACTCAGGTTAGTTACGAGAGTGGGTTTCGGACCCTGTCGAATTTCAACCGACAGTTCAAAGACATTACAGGACAAACGCCCTCCATCTACGTAAGGACGTATCGGCAGTTATAA